The sequence below is a genomic window from Lolium perenne isolate Kyuss_39 chromosome 7, Kyuss_2.0, whole genome shotgun sequence.
TACTCGGGAAGACGATGTTCACGGACAATCACGGGAATACGATCAGTGCGCGGTACATCCCTATAGCTCAGGAGATAGCAGAGGCCACCGAAGCAGAGCACATCATTCAGAGGAGCTGGGGTTCTGCGGTCTTAGCCGCTACGTACCGAGGTATGTGTAAGGGTTGCCAGCTAACCTCGCATGGTTCTGGCATCGTTGGTTGTCCACTCCTGTTGCAGCTCTGGTCATGGGCGAGGTTTCCCATCGGCCGTCCTGAGATTAGAGATGGATCTTGGCCGCCAGACGAGTTGTACGACGCAGAGCGCATCGACATGCCGACGTTTGGTTCTCTATGGACATCGCGGAAGGTATTCGCAATATTTACTCCTTCTTTATATTTTTATATAAGATGTAACACTAACTTAGTTGTGTTATGTTATGCAGAGACATTTTGGGCATAATCAGCTAAGGAATTGCTACCCAGCATTCACAGAGCAGTTTGACCTACTACTAGAGAGCGATGTCACCTGGGAGCCATACAGTGAGGACCACCGCGACGAGGCATACCCAGGCGGTATATCGAACATGTGTACCAGAGATTGGGCCTACTGGATGACGAAGGCGAAGATCATCTTCGATATCTTCGTGGAGGAGATGTCGCAGCAGAGGGTCATGAGACAGTTTGGACAGCGTCAGCTGATCGAGCCACCACCTCCCACAGTTCCTCtaccaccacgcgtccacgcgtGAGTACAATTTAAATTTATCCAAAGTTATTACATCATGTTGGACAATCATAATTTTTTCCTAAGACATGTTCGTCTTCATTTTTCAGGTACAACAGAAAAGGAGCGAATAAGACTGCTGCTGGATGGTTGCAACTCCTCGCTCCATACATCACCGGTTGGGCAAATGCGCCGGCAGTTTCATGGGCATTTGATCCCACGCAGATCCCACGCAGTACAGTCAGCACGAGCAGGGGTACATGCTTCCTCCCCGACATCGCCAGCCACCTGTTCGTATGTACTCGCCGTCACCTTTTCAGGCTCGACCGCCACCGAGGCGAGGTGGAGGGAGGGGCCGTGGTCAGTGAGATGAGTACTATTTGTATGCACCATGTATGAGTACTATTTGTATGCACCATGTATGACTACTATTTGTATGCACCATGTATGACTACTATTTGTATGCGCCATGTATGACTACTATTTCTATTTAACAAACATTTCATATTGAACTTCAAGCGATAATTAAGATACAACTTACTACTACAACATAACTCTCTGCTAACATATTAAATGGTACACCATCGCTACAACATACTACAAGATCCATGATTACTGATAACTAAAACACTAAGAACGCAGCACACCCTTTCccttgcccttcgacgatgcagctttcatggccttggtggtaggctcgaagtcgtcgtctGAATCGACGACTGGCGGTGCAGCACTCTTGCCCTTTCAAGACttggcactcttgcccttcgacgatgcagcaTTCTTCGCCTTCGTGCtaggctcgaagtcgtcgtccgagtcgatgaCCGGTGGTGCAGCACTCTTCCCCTTCGAGGACttggcactcttgcccttcgacgatgcagctttCTTCGCCTTGCTGCTAGGCTCAAAGATATCATCGTCGTCCTCACTCTCAACCGTCCACAGCCATGGAAAGTTGTAATCTCTTTCCCTATCTCGTTCATTCTTCCAAGTTAGTGACTTCCACttctcattcaacctgataagctcaCACCTTATCTCCCGTGGGCTGCGAGCAGGCATCTTCTTCAATGGCCACCCATAAGAATATTTCTCAAACTCCCTACCCACCTTACGGAGCAAGGTGTCGCTACTGATGAACTCCTCAAATGTGTCTACCTTACTCTCCCTCATCACTTTGCGGGCCTCGTCTAGAAGAGGTTTGGCCATGGATTCGGTGAAAAGATGGGGGGGATTCTTATATGGGGGATCCATCTTGCTGAGAGAATACACTGAAACAGAAGGAAACACTGGGGGGTTTTTATAGGCTAGAAGGGACGACTTTCGGCGGGAAAAGGTGAGCGGGAAAAACTGGCGGGAGATTAGGGCGGGAGTAAAAGGCGGAAAAAAAGTGAGCGGGAAAAATTGGCGGGAGATTACGGCGGGGGTAAAAGGCGGGAAAAAACTGAGCGGGAAAAATTAGGCGGGAAACAATAATACTAAAACAGAAATGAAGATACATTGCAGCTGAAATAAAAATAGGATTTATcactacaacggaatttaagatacaacgacactacaacggaatttaagatacaactgaaattaagatacatagccaatacgacacatcacactactttccgtgcgtccaccgtggccattttccagacttgtcgccgcgttcttcacaaggataccacagtagcatagtaacataccaagtgagcaagtcttcattaccttgtacaggttcagacatggatttatttccaacaaaggatggaaatcaaattaacatcattgaattaaattgaatcattaccatcacatggttcatcaataaGAAGTGGCAGTAAACCTCCACAAACAACAGGTACATATGATCCAGTAAGCCACACAGGCATAGCAAGTGATATAAGTTGACAATAACCAACACCAATATGTAGTAGCAGCATAGAAGTGTCACTGATATAGAACACTCCAATAAGCATCACTAGCTCACCAGTTAATGTAAGCAAGTACAGAGAGGCATAGACAATTTCTATTGCTTAAGACAAGCAACAACAAGGATTAGGGGCAATGCATGGTTCACCAGTAGCATATGGTTCACCAGTTAATGGTAAGCAAGTACAGAGAGGCATAGTCACTGCTAGTAGCTGGTGTACAGAGAGGCATAGTCAATGCAAGGATTAGGGGCAATGCATGGTTCACCAGTAGCATCCAGAGCAACaacagcaatgcatccagagcaacaggAATAAACCTAGCAACAATGCATCCAGAGCCAACCGAGCGAGCATCCagagccaagacatcaagcatttcgtcgagcatttcgcaacagcagcaatgcatccagagcaacaacaGGAATAAACctagcagcaatgcatccagagccaagacatcaagcaatgcatccagagccaagactttgtgctcgcgcgggagaggaagagggaggggaggggaggggaggggagagagttcACCGACGATAGGGGTGGAGGAGGTGGTTGACGACGAAggcagcggtggaggaggaggaggacgcgtggctcctccaccttcacgcgacggcggcccctccctgcggcggcccctcctcgccgtagcggcagcttgtgctgcaggtggcggggatgggaggaccgtggcggcatgcggccctcgcggaggaaggcggcggcgacggcgatggcgacgaccatggcggcgcgcggcggatcggaggagaggggagagggagaggggagaggggagaggtgaacaggcgggggagggcacgggcgagatgatataagttaccttaattctgtggcgcacccgagcaagtgcgccacagaatcaactacttctgtggcgcaccgaagcacgtgcgccacagaaagagttatttctgtggcgcagcacgccatgtgcgccacagaaatacctacactaataattggtggtggcaggatgtgggccccacataatttctgtggcgcatggttcagtagtgcgccacaaaattaagctatttctgtggcgcacccagcatggtgcgccacaaaataatattctgtggcgcatttttagtggtgcgccacagaaataagctccgcctataagggttttcctactagtgcgagggcaaggaaaatgcgtgcgatgatgtccttcaccagcttgcaaggaagagggtgactagcatgcactacgaggcacgtgttcagtgcgttcgcgactggcacgccgaccgcttcgtccacatgactaaggaggacgctcgcgacacgctcatgcagccgtggcagtacatgcaggtatttgcatttgtgtgttattgatttctttaccgtcatgtagtttattttaccataatgggtttatcttgtgcatgtagaaccctcctcagtacgtcggcgCAGACGACAGGTGCTTCcttgcgatggtcatgtggtggatatgcccccagtacctcaagaagcacgaggagggcaagaagaagcgggcagagatgcgaggtggatcgcatatccaaggcagcctccccatctctcttcacctgcagaacgaggtgagcaaattaatggttccttcattatttgaattcatgttatatatttgctaactctgcaagggtgtgccacttcactttattacatgttctcttttgcaggaagtgaggacaggagcgaagcctaacgtctttgccgtgctgaagaagatgaagcaaaggaagacgccgcatcctgagacggggtccgtgtgggttaacccgcaatccgagacccagtgcacATCCTATctctccaagttcaagcagaagtacggcgaggacgccaacccagaggccgaggactttgaccctgaggttgcggtgcttgcgggagaaggcttgaaccatggccgcctatggtttggtgacggggTTGTCGACCCAGCGAcggttccctctctccgccagatccgtcgtggtcgtaagagcggccagcctgaggtagagccccggccacgggcttcggatctagctgtcgagcggttacgggtatgttcttcctccgGCCTCTACCTTTACTTTACATgcacatgctttccattgaaatgttaatgacatcgcggcaacacatcgtaggcggagatggcagaaaaggagcaggcggcccaggagcacgCACGGAACCTGGAGCGGCAGGTTCTGGAGTATCAGTAGCAGCAGACACAGATGATGCTgcagatgcaacagcagcagcagatgatgcagtagcagcaggcacagatgagctggctgatgagccaggcggctctgtcttctccaccagggagtattcctgctcctccaccttactccatgccgtggatgccgccaccgcccactcagagCCCGGGGACACCTATCACTGTTAACAACTTGAaaatcatccggagcatgaaccgcagtgagtcctcttgtgcccaacccgctacttgtacttgttcaagtgttcaatatgcaaatgcaaattcaaatgttcattccatcaaccttatagattatatgtcacaaggaaatgacgatgaggccggcggaagcggaggacaaggttgatggcatggtcttctTTGCACTTTGTCGGATTGTATGCTTCTAATGGATTGTAATATTGGACATTGCactatggactctatgtaacTTGTGTGGATGGACTATGGACTCTATGTAATGCATTGTATGCATGAATATGTgtgtttgatgtatttgtggtgttccCGTAGTGTTTGGTGATGTTATGTTGAAGATTATATGTGTATATGCTTTAttgtcaattgctatatttgaaaTGCAGAGAATAagcaaaaaacagcaaaaaaataaaaaaaacagggccctttgccgtgcgtgtgcacacggcaaaggacttttggtcactttgccgtgtgcacacgcacggcaaaggagccACGTGGCGGCAGCCTGTAGACCTGGGAGCTCCTGGGGGCGTGCCTGTAGGGAGCTTTGCCGTGCGTGGTAGAGCTAGCCTGCACGGCAAAGGTGCGCACGGCGGCGAAGGGTGGCGCACGGCAACGTCGGTCGCACGGCAAAGATAActggcgcacggcaaagtcctGGCGCACGGCAGCCcccctgccgcacggcaaagaagtggAGCACGGCAGCGTTTGCAGCGCACGGCAGAGAtggcagcgcacggcaaagggcttTGCCGTGCAGTCCTTGCATGCGCACGGCAAAGGTGGCTTTACCGTCGATggctttgccgtgcaaactttgcCGTGAgggcacgcacggcaaagccgtTGCCGTGCGTATAGGCCTCTTTGCCGTGCAAAGTGGAGCACGGCAAAGGCTGGCTTTCCCGTAGTGAGTATCATCGGGTTAACCACAATTTCATCTTCTATTATTTTCATAAAATTTCCTACGGATTCATCAAGGTCCTAACAATAAAAAATAATTACTCCTGTTCCGAAATATAATTAGCAACTAATTTAGTTTAGAAAAATGCTTACATTTACAATATATTGTTGATGGAGCAAAGGCAATATTTCTTTATGCCCCGTAGCAAGACACGGGAAATCACCTAGTCTTATGTATCTACATATATGATGACTTGGGTATCGATGAGTGTTTAGGAAAACAAGATTCAGTGCAAATTGAACTGCGGCCTGTGGGTATGAGTTAAACTCTTCTGAATCTAAACTTGCAAGTAAAACACTTAATAACCAAGATAAGATAAAATAAATTCATCGATCGGTGCGATGAGCCCTAGTGAACTTGAACAAAAGAGACAAGACAATCAAGTGGGTAAATGAATCGAGATGTAGCATCGATACCAAAGTGATCACCATGCATGCACATAAAATTGCACTACTGTTTACAATACAGTTGTGTATCAATACAAATTTTGAGACTATGGAGATTACACGGCAAATCGCGAGGCATGGATCAATTATCTAGACGGATAGGAATGTCGTCGTGGATGCTGCATGAACTGGACGGAATCCATGTGGCCGCACGAGCCGTCTGATGCCGCGGCACATCTTGCCCAGGAAGAAGCCGCCGCCGAGCTGTTTGGCCTTGGAGTCGTGGTGGCCGTGGCACGCTCCCACCTGGTAATGAAGCAGCCAATCCTTGCAGTCGACGTCCATGGCGAAGTTGTCGAGGTTGTGCGCGAGCACGCGGTCGCCGTGCCTGAAGAGCACCTCCACCTTGAGGCTCTTGGCGTAGATGGTGGGATCTCTGGGGCAGGTCTCCGCGGCCACCCTGGCGACTGCTCGCGTGCGGTCGGCACCTCCGTTCCAGACCTCGAAGTTGATGAACATACACCAGAAGTTGACGCCGCTGTCGTCCTCGCCGGCGTATATGCGGCTGCCCCACTCGTGGAACAGGCCCCTGGCGGCGTCGACGTTGCCTGCGCGAAGCTCCATGGCGATCCACGCTTTGTAGATGGAGGCGTAGTCGGCGACCTTGCTGCATCCCAGGGCGCTGCGCAGGAGGAGGCGCGCCTCCTTCATGTCGCCGTCGGTCCGCGCCTGCTCGCACCAGCGCAGAGCGTAGCCAGGGTCGGCGCAGGCGGAGTCCAGCATGTTGTGTGCACGGCGCCGGCGATCGATCGAGGTGGCGCCCGCTCCCTTCGTCGCCATGCCGATGACGATCGGTTCAAGCAGAGCTAGGGCGAAGGGCGTAGCAAAGGCAAAAAGGAAGCACACGAGAAAGGGGCGGGTCCTGCTTGCTACGGGATCGATCGAATTGCGGCCGCTGTATATATTTGTGGAGGATCCCTGCATGCCCCGTACTCGTGCAGGTGGTATCGGAATCGGACCCGGAAAGGCTGAAACCAAACGGAGACGAACGAGTTTCGTATTCCTGCTGGCTGAATCTAACACTTGAACAGAGTCGGCGTCGATTCTTCTACCAATCCTAGGACCTAATTGGAGTAGCGACGTCCCAAGTGTTTCATTATGGACAACCACGGGCAGAGTACGTAGCATAAGACCATAAGTTTGAATGTTTGATACTCCCTCTCCGTCCTAAAAATATAGACGCCATTAAACTTCGCTACTCAACGATATAAGCTCAccattttttttcatgtagtactTAAATTTACCATTTTCCATTTAGTGCTCAAATTTATATTTTATTACGAGCTTACGGTACATAAATACACCCTTTTTCATGAATTTTtggaaagaaacataagaaaaattGATTGGTTGGATGAGGGCCCGCTTGATGAATGACACATGTAAGAAAAATGTTTGTCATTCCTATTGATGGCTAAAAGGACCATAATTTTtgcagagatggttagagttaacCTACAACTACGACGGTCGTACCTACTCGTCGTCGCGTGGCCTACTACGACCAGGTTTACTCGTAGTCGTGCGGCCTACTACTGGTTGTCGGCGTGATCTGACGGGTCGGCGCCGTCGTCGGAGCGCATGCGGGCTTGGCCAGCCACGCGGCTAAGCAATTATTTATATAAACAATTATTTATATAAACTTCAACGACTAAGCAATAATAATCTTTATGCACAATTCAATTATTGATTTTATTTTTTATAAAatgaaaaatataaaataaacaatttctagcaaaaataaaaatctCATACTTTTATATTTTCCTTTGGAATTTTGACAATCTTAAAATATTGCAAGTGGCTGAATGTCCTTAGAATCGGATGTACTTTTTGAGACAGTTATTTTGATAGGTTATACATTTTTTCCCGACGTTGTATGCAAAAGATGATGCTATTTTACCGAGAAAtaaacttttttttgcaaaaaatgtcgaaattcaaatttggtttcctAACATActaaaatcttgaaacttaaGAAGGCGGTCGCGATCCACAGAGGGGTGTTGACATACACGGTTGGGGACCTATGCCGACGGCCCGATGAAATTTCGTCGGCACCACGTGCTAGTCCCGTAGTAAAGGCTAGACGTAGCTACAGCCGAATATTAGTTAGACTTTTCCTTCAATATAATGTTTCTAGTCTCACCATATTTTCTTCCTATGATTAGTTACTTCTCACAAAAACCAACGATTGGTACCAATATAAGTACCCCAGTAGTATTTTTTTCATGGAAGTTCATATTGTTTGGATATTTTTAAATTCAAAGTTTATTTATGAGATGGTAAAATATGTTGCCCTTTTACCAGTAGAATTAGAAAAAAATATCACCATTTTTCATATTTCTTTTGGAAAATTAGAAAAAATAATAGCATCATCGGTTTAACCAATTTCCTCTGCTATTATTCTTATAAAATTTCCCACGAATTCATCAAGATCctaaaaataaaaattattaCTCCCGTTCCGAAATATAAGCGTTATTAGCAAGTTAATTTAGTTTACAAAAATACTTATTTACAATATATTTTTGATGGTAGCAAAGGCAATATTTCTTTATGCCCCGCAGCAAGGTACGGGAAATCACCTAGTCTTATTATATACAGTATATCTACATATATGACTTGGGTACCAATGAGTGTTTAGGAAAAGAAGATTGTGCCAATTGAACTGCGGCTCTGTGGGTATGAGTTAAACTCTTCCGAATCTAAACTTGCAAGTCAAACACTTATTAACCAAGATAAAAGAAATGCACGGTGCCACGAGCCCTGGTAAACTTAAAGAAAAGAGACAAGACAATCAAGTGGGTAAATGAGCGAGATGTAGCATCGATGCTAAAGTGATCACCATGCATTGACGTAACATTGCAGTACTGTTTACAATATACAATTGTGTATCAATACAATTTTTGAGACATTTAATCTGGAGATTACACGGCAAATagcgaggcatatggatcaatgatCTCTAGACGGATAGGCATGTCGTCGTGGATGATGCATGAAGCGGCCGGAATCCATGTGGCTGCACGAGCCGCCTGATGCCGCGGCACATCTTGCCCAGGAAGAAGCCGCCGCCGAGCAGTTTGGCCCTAGAGTTGTTGTGGCCGTTGCATGCTCCCACCTGGTAATGAAGCAGCCAATCCTTGCAATCGACGTCCATGGCGAAGTTGTCGAGATTGTGGGCGAGCACGCGGTCGCCGTGCCTGAAGAGCACCTCCACCTTGAGGCACTTGGCGTAGATGGTGGGATCGCTGGGGCAGGTCTCCGCGGCCACCCTGGCGACAGCTCGCGCACGGTCGGCGCCTCCGTTCCAAACCTCGAAGTTGATGAACATGCACCAGAAGTTGACGCCGCTGTCGTCCTCGCCGGCGTATATGCGGCTGCCCCACTCGTGGAACAGGCCCCTGGCGGCGTCGACGTTGCCTGCGCGAAGCTCCATGGCGATCCACGCTTTGTAGATGGAGGCGTAGTCGGCGACCTTGCTGCATCCCAGGGCGCTGCGCAGGAGGAGGCGCGCCTCCTTCATGTCGCCGTCGGTCCGCGCCTGCTCGCACCAGCGCAGAGCGTAGCCAGGGTCGGCGCAGGCGGAGTCCAGCATGTCGTAGGCGCGGCGCCTGCGATAGGCTGCAGTGATGGCGACGCCTTGCGATGAAGAACTGGGGATGGACTGGAGCAGAGCTAGGGTACAAGAAACTGGAGATGCTGAGATGGTCCTGGTTGCTATTTATTTGTGGAGGATCCCGTGTCCCGTTCCGTGCACTCGTGGTGTTGGTGTCGGACCCGGAAACCAATGGATCGATACGGACGTACTCCAAAGTCCTAACTCGTATTCCTGTCTGGCTCTGAGTCTAAAACGGGACCAGATTGGAGCTGCGATCAAACCGAATTGAGTTCGGCGTATATTCAAGACCCGCGTGCATTATACGCACCAAGTCCTCAACTGTTTTAATATGAGCCAGCCACGGACACTGTCCATTTAACAAACAGTTACCACATATCCCAGCTCCAATTCGGACTCCGACACGAACTCCAGTGTGATGAATTTGCAATGGAAGACTAACCATCGTCAAGAATGCTTACCCCAATAAAGTTCACAATTGAGACAAATTCTTGATGTTGCAAATCTAGCAAATAACAATGAACCGAATCATCATAATccgattttttttcaaaaaacaaCTCTAATTTTGTCATTTTAAAAAGCACCGCCACAATTCCGTTTTGTAAAAAACCACCCTCTTTGAGTCATATTTTTCTAAGAACACTAAACGCTCTATTTAGCCATGCTTACGACAATTCTGATAGGTAAGGACTGCTATATGGGTAACATGGCATGATGAAAATGGTCAAAGGAGACATGTTAGACATGTTTTCTATTGTGAGTATTTTTTGAAAAATTTCTTCTctctaaaaataaaataaaaccctCACCCCCTtatctaccgccaccaccaccggcaaCTCTGCAAGCCGATGGTTCTTGATGCAGGCTGCCCCTCACGAATCCCCACCGCCAGCAAGACTCCCTACATGCACGATAGCTGCTTAGACATACCACCCAACCTATATTTTAAATACTATCTCTCTCTAGATAGCTAGATCTAGCTTATTAATTAAGGGTAATTAATGGAGCGTCCACCTCTAGCTCTCTCACCTCCGCTCCCTCTTCCGACTAACCCACTTGCATTAATCCCCGACGTATCAACTAGCTCTCCTCCATCTTTCCTCTCATCACCACTTGCTCGATCGCCGGCTTGGCGGATCTACTTGTCTCTAAGTTGAGCATATTGTTCGGTGGAATTTGTGAAAAATCCAATTTTTTCTTAAAACTGATGATTGTGTATATGCATGTCTATCTTCTATGGTGCCGGCGATCTTAGCCAATGAGACCTAGTGTGTTTTCTCATGAGCTATTTCGCCCGTGTTGTGTTTCATTTTTCAGGGAGGAGTGCCAATGTTTTGGCGAAATATTGATTTATTTCCGCTTCGTCAAACTTGTGGCACTCTATATGTTTGTCGTAGGTACATTCCCGAACACTAGGGACGCTGTTACCATCCATTTGGTTTGGCAAACGACGTGGGAACGCTCCTGATCCCGCCGCCTTCTGATCAATACATAAAGAGACAAGAGCACACAATGTTTTTTTATCCAGGTTCAAGAGCTATCACGATCTAACAACCCTACATCCTGCTACGTGGATTGATTAGCAATGAACCGGATGAACATTGGGCCGAGAAGAATGTACACTCCTTCGTGGGTGGGAACAGGCTTCCATGCGCTCCTCTGCTCCTACGATATACCTTTCAACTTTGGTTTTACCCCCGGGCCGTCCAGCTGCGTTTAAGCCCGTCCTGTCGCTCCCCGCGGGCGACGGGCGGGCGTTTCCACCAAACCCTAGCCCCAGCCCCTTCTCCCCgctccccccgccgccgccgccggcgtcagccgccgggcaaagcccaggcggtgccggcggcgggggCTCTTGGATCTTGTCCGTGCGGAGGTGGCGCGGGGCCTCTCCCTCGGGCGTTGGAGATCCTCTACGAGGATGCGACGGCACCTTGCGCGGCGGGCCGGCGCGCCGCGGCGAGGCGTTTCCTCGAGGTCGAGGCGGCGGAGCTCGGCGGCGTGGTCGCCTCCTCGTGGGCGATGACCGCGTCTGTCGGCTTCTACGAGTGGTCCCCGGCGGCGCGTGGCGGAGGGGTCGGGtgaagaggagaggagaggagatccGGCGAGGCGGGCGGAGGGAGCTCGTGGAGGTGCGGCGGCTTCGTGAGTGGCGTCCGGGAGCGGCAggcggggtggcggcggcgcggaggcctCGTCCAGGGAGCGCCCTGGTGAGCAGAGGACCGCTGCCACCATGGCCGGCGCTACTGCGGTGCTCCTCGCCGGCGTCGCAGGCAGGCAGGAGCTGGCGGCccgggcccgatctgggcttGCGGGCCCGATCTGGGTCTGGAGGGCGGGGAGGCTGGGAGGGACGTCTTGCCTGGAGCGGGCAGCGTCCGTGGAGGGCCACCCCAGCTCTAGCCGGAGGAGCGGGAGTGATGGCCGCAGTGCTTCATGCCGGCGGGTGTGGAGGCTGCGGTGCCTCGTCGGGATGGAGTTGGAGTTGGAGTCTTCGCCTTGCCTTGAGCCATGCGGTGGGTGTTTCGGAGTTCTGCGGTTTTTGCGACTTCATCGACGAGGGGCTGCGACGgcggtgacacgcgtacagcacgcgaccgttgggaaccccaagtggaaggtctgatgcgtacagcagtatgtttccctcagttagaaaccaaggtttatcgaaccagtaggagtcaagaagcacgttgaaggttgatggcggcgagatgtagtgcggcgcaacaccagggattccggcgccaacgtggaacctgcacaacacaaaccaagtactttgccccaacgaaacagcgaggttgtcaatctcaccggcttgctgtaacaaaggattagatgtatagtgtggatgatgattgtttgcagaaaacagtagaacgagtattgcagtagattgtatttcagtatagagaattggaccggggtccacagttcactagaggtgtctctcccataagataaacagcatgtttggtgaacaaattacagttgggcaattga
It includes:
- the LOC127321372 gene encoding serine/threonine-protein phosphatase 7 long form homolog; its protein translation is MAARSLLDPLIDQKHRASHLEADPQSMEPLQTRTPKKNWMIHPQWEDRLKWAGLLPFARLVEARDHISRLNYDAALITCLVDRWRPETHTFHFRWGEMAPTLQDVSMLLGLPLAGEPIGPLEETVGWMHSMDARFQGVRADVGPMTFEAHGPRQAWLHEFQIEQFGFPDVPMTAVQITRSLEAYLMWLLGKTMFTDNHGNTISARYIPIAQEIAEATEAEHIIQRSWGSAVLAATYRGMCKGCQLTSHGSGIVGCPLLLQLWSWARFPIGRPEIRDGSWPPDELYDAERIDMPTFGSLWTSRKRHFGHNQLRNCYPAFTEQFDLLLESDVTWEPYSEDHRDEAYPGGISNMCTRDWAYWMTKAKIIFDIFVEEMSQQRVMRQFGQRQLIEPPPPTVPLPPRVHAYNRKGANKTAAGWLQLLAPYITGWANAPAVSWAFDPTQIPRSTVSTSRGTCFLPDIASHLFVCTRRHLFRLDRHRGEVEGGAVVSEMSTICMHHV